Sequence from the Candidatus Rokuibacteriota bacterium genome:
TCACGACATTCATCATCACCTTCCTCTCGAACTGGAATGAGTTTGTCCTGGCGCAGATCTTCACGGCGACCGCGGCCTCGAAGACGCTCCAGGTCGCCGTGGCCGCGCTGACGGGCGCCGAGTACGGCATCCACTGGGGCAACCTCACCGCGCTCGGCATGGCGATCGTCGTGCCCACGCTCCTGCTCGCCATCGGGATCCAGCGGTACGTCGTCTCGGGACTGATCAGCGGCTCGATGAAGTGAGCCGTCACGGCGACGAGGTAGTCCCTTCACCACACCAGAAGCCGACAAGCACCGCGATCTACGCCGGCCAAGGCCAGTCCGCGCAGCACCGGGGACGAGAGAGCGTGAGCGTAGATACTGATCAGTGCATCAAATAGTGCGTAGTATGTTATCCGTCCCAGTATGGGCAAGAAGATCGATGCCAGGACACTGGAACTGTCGGCGTTGCAGCTGCTGCGTCGACAGGTGGTGCAGGCGGTCCGTGGCGGGATGACGCAGACCGGGGCAGCACGCACGTTCGGCGCGAGCCTGCGGGCGGTGAGCACGTGGATGCGGCTTGATCGGGACGGCGGGCTGCGGGCGCTCAAGCTCAAGCGCCGGGGACGGCGCCCGGGCGGCGGGCGGCTGAACGCCACGCAGGCCGCGCGCATTCGCGCGCTGATCATTGACAAGATGCCCGATCAGTTGAAGCTGCCGTTCTACCTGTGGACACGGGAAGCCGTAGCTCGCCTGATTGACCGGGAGTACGGCATCCCGGTGTCGCCGACGACGGTGGGGCGCTACCTTCAGGCGTGGGGCATGAGTGCGCAGAAGCCGGTGCGGCGCGCCTACGAAAGGAACGATGCCGCCATTGCGACGTGGCTGTCGCGGGAATACCCGGCGATCGCCCAACAGGCCAAGCGGGGAAAGGCGGCCATTTATTGGGGCGACGAGATGGGATTGCGCAGCGACCACGTGACGGGTACCAGCTATGCCCCGGTGGGACACACCCCGGTCGTGCGGGCCACCGGGCAACGCTGTGGCTGCAACATGATTTCGGCGATCACCAATCGTGGTGCATTGGCGTTCATGGTGTTCGAGGGCAAGTTCCGCAATCCGGTGTTTATCGAGTTCATGCGGCGCATGCTCAGGCAGGTCACGGGCAGGATCTGCCTGATCGTCGATGGACACCCGGTGCATCGGTCGGCAGCCGCGAGGACGTTTGTCGCCGAACATGTCACACGCTTGCGTCTGATCCGGTTGCCGGGCTACTGCCCGGAGCTGAACCCGGACGAGTTGCTCAATCAGGACGTCAAGACCAACGCCCTGGGCAAGAGCCGACCGACCAACAAGGCGGAGATGATGGCCGGTGTGCGTAGTCATCTCCACCGCCGACAGAAGCAGCCGCATGTGATCCGCAATCTGTTTCAGGAAAAGCATGTCCGCTATGCCGCCTGATCAAGATCGCGCACTATTTGCCGGCCTCCTCAGTAACATAAAACCCATTCTCAGTCATGGCCTGCCTAGCCCGAGGGTGTTCTCCCGGGGTCTGCCTTGTCAGAGCGCGGATAAAGCCCCCTCCCACCTCGCGCCGATCCTGCCAGAGCGGGGATCAGAGGTCAAATCGGGGTCTTGAATCACAGGGTGGGAGTCCTCCACGGGACCATCAGACACCGGCAGAGCGGACGTCCGCGGCTGCCCGGACCCCCGGCACCGCCTAGACGCTCACGCCGGGAAGTGCCGGCTGCTCGGCTCCTGCCGCAGTCAGGGGCAACGGGGGCCGGGGATCCTCCCGCGCACCGGGCAGCCCGAGATGGGCAAGGATCCGCTGAATCACGGCCGGGTCGTCGATCGTGGCGATCCGCTGCATCCGCCCGGCGCAGCGCGGACAGCGCAGGACGTCCAGGTCGAAGGCCTGGCGCATCAGCAGAGCCCACGTCCAGTAGCGTGGCCTGGGTGCGCCAGGAGAACGGCACCAGGCGCTCAAACGCACAACGCTCGCAGCGCACCCGCGCAAAGCCGTGGGCCAGCACCCCGCAGGTCAGGAACTCGCGAAACTCCCGCGCGATGAACTCGGGCAGGCCGGCCCCTTCGGCCCGGTCGGCGGCGGCGCGCAGGAAGTCATCCAAGTGATCCCGGATGACCCCGTGGAGCACGCTCGCCTCCGCGTGGCGCGGCTGGTAGCTTCGCCGGGCACAGCCCATGCTCCTGCGTAACGCCGGGGAGAGGAGCGCGCCAATGCCCAGAAAGCAATACAGCACAGAGAGGCCGAAGACTGCGGGGAGTAGGCTGGTCCATGGCCCGGCTACCACCGTCTGGTCAAACCCATCCCGGGCTGATATCCTGCCGCCCGTGACGCAGGCCTCGGACATCGCGATCATCGGTGGCGGCATCGTCGGCCTCGCCACCGCGCTCGCCCTGACGGACCGCTACCCGCGCACGCGCGTCGTCGTACTCGACAAGGAGCCGAAGCTGGCCGCGCACCAGACGGGGCACAACAGCGGCGTCATTCACTCGGGCATCTACTACAAGCCGGGCTCGCTCAAGGCGCGGCTCTGCGTCGAGGGCGCCCGGCTCATGAAGGCCTTCTGCACCGAGCACGGCATCCACTGGGAGCCCTGCGGCAAGCTGATCGTCGCGACGGATCCCGGCGAGCTCGGCAGGCTCCAGAGCATCCACGAGCGCGGCGAGGCCAACGGGCTCAGCGGGCTCAAGGTGCTGGAGGGGCCTGAGATCAAGGGGTACGAGCCCCACTGCCGGGCCGTGCGCGCGCTTCTCGTGCCGCAGACCGGCATCGTGGACTATGTCCAGGTCGCCGGGAAGATGGGCGAGCTGCTGAAGACCCGAGGCGTCGAGATCATGACGGGCGCGGGCGTCACGGCCATCCGGCGCACGGGGCAGGGGCTCGTGCTCGACACGGCGCGGGGCGGGGTCGAGAGCCACTTCCTCGTCAACTGCGCGGGGCTCTACTCCGACGAGGTCGCGCGGCTCATGGGCATCCGCCCCGAGGTGCGCATCATCCCGTTCCGCGGCGAGTACTACATGCTCCGCCCCGAGCGCCGCTCGCTGGTGAAGAACCTGATCTACCCGGTGCCCGATCCGGAGTTCCCGTTCCTGGGTGTCCACTTCACGCGCAGCGTCCACGGCGACGTCGAGGCGGGACCCAATGCCGTGCTGGCCTTCGCCCGCGAGGGCTACACGCTGGGCACGGTGCGGCCGGGCGAGACGCTGGGCATGCTGGGCTACGCGGGCTTCTGGCACATGGCGCGGCGCTACTGGAAGATGGGCGCCTACGAGCTCTACCGCTCGGCGAGCAAGGCGGCCTTCGTGCGCTCCCTCCAGAAGCTGGTGCCGGACATCAGGGAGGGGGACATCGAGCGGGGCGGGGCGGGTGTGCGCGCCCAGGCGGTGAGCCCGGACGGGTCCTTGGTGGACGATTTCCGGATAAGCGTGACCGAGGGGGCCGTGCACGTGGTCAACGCGCCCTCGCCGGCGGCCACGGCGTCGCTCGCCATCGGCCGCCACATCGCCGCCCTCGCGGCCGACACGTTCCGGTTGAGTAAGTAACCCTCTCCCCTCAGGGGAGAGGGTAGGGTGAGGGGTGGTTTTTACTTGCTCTTCTCTCCCTTTCCGCCCTCGGCCTCCCGCGCCCGGTTCTCGGCGTCGCGCGCTCGCTCTTCCGCGGCCAGCATGCGCCCCGAGAGGTCCTTGATGATCGCCATGGCCAGGGCGGGGTTGGTCCGCACCATGGCCTCGAGCCGGTTGGCAGGAATGATCAGGAGCGTGACAGCCTCGGCCGCGATGGCGGCCGCCGAGCGCGGGGCATTGCGGAAGAGGGCCAGCTCGCCCAGGAGTTCGCCCTTGCCCAGCACGCGGAGCAGCTTCTCTTCGCCGCCGAGGTTCTTCCTGACCTCGACCTTGCCCTCGTGGACCAGGAAGGCCTCGCTCTTGGCGTCGTCGCCTTCCTTGAAGATGACGTCGCCCGCTTTGAACGTTCGGCTGGGAACCTCTCCACTGGGACGGCTCATGCGTTTCCCTCTTGGTATAGAATAACCAGCAGTACGCCTATGATACGCCGATTCGCCTTCTCGCTATCCCTGGGCCTCCTGATCGGGGCGGGCGGGGCGCTCCCCGCCCACGCAGAGCAGGGGCTCTCCGTCCAGGAAACCGTCCTGC
This genomic interval carries:
- a CDS encoding IS630 family transposase, which translates into the protein MGKKIDARTLELSALQLLRRQVVQAVRGGMTQTGAARTFGASLRAVSTWMRLDRDGGLRALKLKRRGRRPGGGRLNATQAARIRALIIDKMPDQLKLPFYLWTREAVARLIDREYGIPVSPTTVGRYLQAWGMSAQKPVRRAYERNDAAIATWLSREYPAIAQQAKRGKAAIYWGDEMGLRSDHVTGTSYAPVGHTPVVRATGQRCGCNMISAITNRGALAFMVFEGKFRNPVFIEFMRRMLRQVTGRICLIVDGHPVHRSAAARTFVAEHVTRLRLIRLPGYCPELNPDELLNQDVKTNALGKSRPTNKAEMMAGVRSHLHRRQKQPHVIRNLFQEKHVRYAA
- a CDS encoding cyclic nucleotide-binding domain-containing protein codes for the protein MSRPSGEVPSRTFKAGDVIFKEGDDAKSEAFLVHEGKVEVRKNLGGEEKLLRVLGKGELLGELALFRNAPRSAAAIAAEAVTLLIIPANRLEAMVRTNPALAMAIIKDLSGRMLAAEERARDAENRAREAEGGKGEKSK
- the lhgO gene encoding L-2-hydroxyglutarate oxidase gives rise to the protein MTQASDIAIIGGGIVGLATALALTDRYPRTRVVVLDKEPKLAAHQTGHNSGVIHSGIYYKPGSLKARLCVEGARLMKAFCTEHGIHWEPCGKLIVATDPGELGRLQSIHERGEANGLSGLKVLEGPEIKGYEPHCRAVRALLVPQTGIVDYVQVAGKMGELLKTRGVEIMTGAGVTAIRRTGQGLVLDTARGGVESHFLVNCAGLYSDEVARLMGIRPEVRIIPFRGEYYMLRPERRSLVKNLIYPVPDPEFPFLGVHFTRSVHGDVEAGPNAVLAFAREGYTLGTVRPGETLGMLGYAGFWHMARRYWKMGAYELYRSASKAAFVRSLQKLVPDIREGDIERGGAGVRAQAVSPDGSLVDDFRISVTEGAVHVVNAPSPAATASLAIGRHIAALAADTFRLSK